A window of Dehalococcoidales bacterium contains these coding sequences:
- a CDS encoding NADP-dependent malic enzyme, protein MSNKMTKEELLAKARKPAEDAMKLHPFYRGKMQTVPKCMIRDFNDFAIWYTPGVAAPCRAIEADREKVYDYTSKWNTIAVVSDGSRVLGLGDIGPEAGMPVMEGKALLFKYLGGVDAVPICLGTKDPEEIIKAVKWLQPSFGGINLEDFSSPKCFHILDTLRREMEIPVWHDDQQGTAAVTLAALINALKVVGKTKNNVKLAVIGTGAANVAILRILFADGFPPENIIAVDSKGTLHTGRADIEEKQQENPYKWDLCRKTNPEKRSGGIAEAMKGADICISLAHSGPDVIKPEWVKEMARDAIIFACANPIPEIWPWEAKEAGARIVATGRSDFPNQVNNSTAFPAIFRGTLDIRAKTITDEMCIAAAYELARCAEDRGIHEDYIASTMSEEDVFVREAVAVAMKAQEQGVARIRATRVELTRQAAKIINGARETTALLMKEGLIPPPPIDQPAAISRGRM, encoded by the coding sequence ATGTCAAACAAAATGACTAAAGAGGAACTCCTAGCTAAAGCCCGCAAACCGGCGGAGGATGCCATGAAGTTACACCCGTTCTATCGAGGCAAGATGCAAACCGTTCCCAAATGCATGATTCGCGACTTTAATGACTTCGCCATCTGGTACACGCCGGGGGTGGCCGCTCCCTGCCGGGCGATAGAGGCCGACCGGGAAAAGGTCTACGACTACACCAGCAAGTGGAACACCATCGCCGTGGTCTCCGATGGCAGCCGCGTCCTGGGGCTGGGTGACATCGGGCCGGAAGCCGGAATGCCGGTTATGGAAGGCAAAGCCCTGCTGTTCAAGTACCTGGGCGGAGTAGACGCAGTGCCGATATGCCTGGGGACTAAAGACCCCGAAGAGATCATAAAAGCAGTAAAGTGGCTGCAACCATCCTTCGGCGGCATCAACCTGGAGGACTTTTCCAGTCCCAAGTGCTTCCACATCCTGGATACCCTGCGCCGGGAAATGGAGATACCGGTATGGCATGACGACCAGCAGGGAACGGCGGCGGTTACATTAGCTGCCCTGATCAACGCCCTGAAGGTGGTGGGCAAGACCAAGAATAACGTTAAGCTGGCGGTTATCGGCACCGGCGCCGCCAACGTGGCTATACTGAGGATATTATTTGCTGACGGTTTCCCGCCGGAAAACATCATCGCCGTAGATAGCAAAGGTACCCTGCACACCGGCAGAGCCGACATCGAGGAGAAGCAGCAGGAAAACCCCTACAAGTGGGACCTGTGCCGGAAAACCAACCCGGAAAAAAGGAGCGGCGGTATTGCCGAAGCGATGAAGGGAGCCGATATCTGCATATCGCTGGCGCATTCCGGCCCGGACGTCATCAAGCCGGAATGGGTCAAAGAAATGGCCCGGGATGCCATCATTTTTGCCTGCGCCAACCCCATCCCGGAAATCTGGCCCTGGGAAGCCAAAGAAGCCGGCGCCAGGATTGTCGCTACGGGAAGGTCAGACTTCCCCAACCAGGTAAATAACTCCACCGCCTTCCCGGCCATCTTCCGCGGCACCCTGGATATCAGGGCAAAGACCATCACCGATGAAATGTGCATCGCCGCCGCTTATGAACTGGCCCGGTGCGCTGAAGACCGGGGAATACATGAGGACTACATCGCCTCGACAATGAGCGAAGAGGATGTCTTTGTCCGGGAAGCCGTCGCCGTCGCCATGAAAGCCCAGGAACAGGGTGTTGCCCGTATTCGAGCCACCCGTGTAGAGCTCACCCGGCAGGCAGCGAAAATAATCAATGGAGCCAGGGAAACCACAGCCCTGCTGATGAAAGAGGGTTTAATCCCTCCTCCACCGATTGACCAGCCAGCAGCCATTTCAAGAGGAAGGATGTAG
- a CDS encoding LUD domain-containing protein → MSVFSDYKKEIMDAAHNPKIRLALSRAISSYRSNTNTALERFPHTIKMAEEVREIKMNAISNMEELARQACDAFEYNKAKAYIAKTSADALEIIAGLIGTKKLIVKGKSLTGEEIHLREYLEERGNEVYETDLGEFILQKLGSRPMHLVSPSIHVPREDVAQLFHRITGEEFPPDDIERMVAAARKLLREKYFEADFGISGSNVVAADSGTLFLIENEGNIRLSTGAPPVHIALVGMEKLVPTLGDAYKVAEVTWRYANYTVPGYVSLVSSPSKTGDIEKVTTFGAHGPKELHVIFMDDGRTQLAKHPILKQALYCLRCGGCLYECPVYAITAGYFGDKYFTGIGAVWAATISRNVEKAASLAYTCLTCGRCKVRCPMEINVPEMVIELRKLIIGGDHSGQIKLTP, encoded by the coding sequence ATGTCCGTTTTCAGCGATTATAAGAAAGAAATAATGGATGCCGCCCACAACCCGAAGATAAGGCTGGCTTTATCCCGGGCCATCTCCAGCTACCGGTCAAACACCAACACCGCTCTGGAGAGGTTCCCGCACACCATCAAGATGGCTGAGGAAGTCAGGGAAATAAAGATGAATGCCATCAGCAACATGGAGGAGCTTGCCCGGCAGGCCTGCGACGCTTTCGAGTACAACAAGGCCAAGGCGTATATCGCCAAGACCTCTGCCGATGCCCTGGAGATTATCGCCGGGCTGATTGGCACCAAAAAGCTAATCGTTAAAGGTAAAAGCCTGACCGGGGAGGAGATTCACCTGCGGGAGTACCTGGAAGAGCGCGGTAACGAGGTCTATGAGACCGACCTGGGTGAGTTTATCCTGCAAAAACTGGGCTCCAGGCCGATGCACCTTGTCTCCCCGTCCATCCATGTCCCCCGTGAGGATGTCGCCCAGCTTTTCCACCGGATCACGGGGGAAGAGTTCCCCCCGGATGATATCGAGAGGATGGTTGCCGCCGCCCGCAAACTGCTCAGGGAGAAGTACTTCGAGGCTGACTTCGGCATCAGCGGCTCTAACGTGGTAGCGGCGGACAGCGGTACGCTGTTCCTCATCGAGAATGAAGGCAATATCCGCCTGTCAACCGGCGCACCGCCGGTACACATCGCCCTGGTGGGTATGGAAAAACTGGTGCCCACGCTGGGTGACGCCTATAAAGTCGCCGAGGTGACCTGGAGATACGCCAACTACACCGTCCCCGGCTATGTCAGCCTGGTATCCAGCCCGAGCAAGACCGGTGATATTGAGAAAGTGACCACCTTCGGCGCCCACGGCCCGAAGGAGTTGCACGTTATCTTCATGGATGACGGCCGGACGCAACTGGCCAAGCACCCCATCCTGAAACAGGCGCTGTACTGCCTGAGATGCGGCGGCTGTCTCTACGAGTGCCCGGTCTACGCGATAACCGCCGGTTATTTTGGTGACAAGTATTTTACCGGCATCGGCGCTGTCTGGGCAGCCACGATCAGCCGTAATGTGGAAAAAGCAGCTTCCTTGGCCTACACCTGCCTTACCTGCGGCCGGTGCAAGGTGAGATGCCCGATGGAAATCAATGTTCCGGAGATGGTAATCGAGCTCAGAAAATTAATCATAGGGGGTGACCATTCAGGGCAAATTAAATTGACTCCGTAG
- a CDS encoding (Fe-S)-binding protein, producing MDSKTLMPPGLAYLADNITGKDNLLGAGKESGSRWAKGLNLPREMETIFFAGCGYQYAGELEALMSLMRRVDKSGISTEMTMNLAGFQKKLGIDAAGIYRKVMSRGSDAHARPLRDAVKVLRKLGIDFGYMAEEEPCCGGLLHYIGLHDEFNNHARKVHTKLKSKGVKQIIGIIPSCTNTLRTLMTESTGTKDLEVKHFSQVVAEKIDSHELRFPREVKVTYHDPCQLVRYMGITEEPRHILRAIKGIELVEPDWAKRNGQPAAEAEADLRLSSPS from the coding sequence ATGGATAGTAAAACACTGATGCCCCCCGGCCTGGCTTACCTTGCCGATAACATCACCGGTAAGGATAACCTGCTGGGCGCCGGGAAGGAGAGCGGGAGCCGGTGGGCTAAAGGACTCAACCTTCCCCGGGAGATGGAGACTATATTCTTTGCCGGGTGCGGCTACCAGTACGCCGGTGAACTGGAAGCATTGATGTCGCTGATGCGCCGTGTGGACAAGAGCGGCATCAGCACCGAGATGACCATGAACCTGGCCGGTTTCCAGAAAAAGCTGGGCATCGATGCCGCCGGGATATACCGCAAGGTGATGTCCCGTGGAAGCGACGCTCACGCCCGCCCCTTAAGGGATGCCGTTAAAGTGCTGCGTAAACTCGGCATTGATTTTGGCTACATGGCTGAGGAAGAGCCGTGTTGCGGGGGACTGCTGCACTACATTGGCTTACATGACGAATTCAACAATCACGCCCGAAAAGTCCATACCAAACTGAAATCGAAAGGGGTAAAACAAATCATCGGTATTATCCCTTCGTGCACCAATACGCTACGCACTTTGATGACGGAAAGCACCGGCACCAAAGACCTGGAGGTAAAGCACTTCTCCCAGGTTGTCGCCGAGAAGATAGACTCCCATGAACTGCGGTTTCCCAGGGAGGTCAAGGTTACCTACCATGACCCGTGCCAGCTGGTACGCTACATGGGAATAACCGAAGAACCCCGGCATATTCTGAGAGCCATTAAAGGCATTGAGCTGGTGGAACCAGACTGGGCAAAGAGGAATGGGCAACCTGCTGCGGAGGCGGAGGCGGATTTGAGGCTGTCTTCCCCGAGCTGA
- the sucD gene encoding succinate--CoA ligase subunit alpha yields the protein MSVIINKDSRVIVQGITGNEGRFHTASMLGYGTKVVAGVTPGKGGQQIEGVPVYNTVAEAVTGHGADTSIIFVPAPFARSAALEAIDAGIKTMVIISEGIPQKDAIEFINRARKKDGTVIIGPNCPGIINPSLRIKVGIMPDRIFRPGNVGIISRSGTLTYEIAWHISRAGMGQSTCIGMGGDPVVGLDFISLLESFKSDPESESVVLIGEIGGNAEEMAAEYIRETNYPKRVVAYIAGRVAPPGKRMGHAGAIVMGSAGTARSKIDAFTRAKVPVAEKPSDIVKLLVDG from the coding sequence ATGAGCGTTATCATCAATAAAGACTCCAGAGTTATCGTCCAGGGCATTACCGGCAACGAAGGCAGGTTCCATACCGCCTCGATGCTCGGTTACGGGACAAAAGTGGTTGCCGGAGTGACGCCGGGCAAAGGAGGGCAGCAAATCGAAGGCGTGCCCGTCTACAATACGGTTGCTGAAGCGGTGACCGGACACGGCGCGGATACCTCCATTATCTTCGTTCCCGCTCCTTTCGCCCGCAGTGCCGCCCTTGAAGCTATCGACGCGGGCATCAAAACGATGGTGATTATCAGTGAAGGCATCCCGCAAAAAGACGCCATCGAGTTTATCAACCGTGCCCGCAAAAAGGACGGCACCGTAATTATCGGCCCTAACTGTCCGGGCATTATCAACCCGTCACTGCGAATCAAGGTCGGCATCATGCCCGACCGTATTTTCCGGCCCGGAAATGTGGGCATTATCTCACGGAGCGGCACCCTGACCTACGAGATTGCCTGGCACATCAGCCGCGCCGGGATGGGACAGAGCACCTGCATCGGCATGGGGGGAGATCCCGTTGTCGGGCTGGACTTCATCAGCCTGCTGGAGAGTTTTAAAAGCGACCCGGAAAGCGAGAGCGTGGTATTGATCGGAGAAATCGGCGGTAATGCCGAGGAAATGGCGGCGGAATACATCAGGGAAACAAACTACCCCAAGAGAGTGGTCGCCTACATCGCCGGTCGGGTAGCTCCGCCGGGAAAGCGCATGGGACACGCCGGGGCCATCGTCATGGGCAGCGCCGGGACCGCCCGCTCCAAGATTGACGCTTTCACCAGGGCAAAAGTCCCTGTAGCCGAGAAGCCCTCTGATATAGTAAAATTGTTAGTAGATGGGTAG
- the sucC gene encoding ADP-forming succinate--CoA ligase subunit beta has protein sequence MKLFEFEAKKILEENGIAVPWGRIAHSAAEAEAIAREMGSPAVLKAQVLVAGRGKSGGILFASDAAEAGKTAARLLGSTIKGNTVSSLLVEEKLDISGQFYASVAIDRQARRYVILASSEGGIDIEETALASPDKIARSWADPATGFNQAAAVEMLGNFRLGENDTVRFAAVLDRLYTIAMDYDAELVEVNPLARTAAGEFIAADARIIIDDNALFRHPELKGLSSAGAEDTPLEAEARKQNLAYVDLDGDIGIVGNGAGLMMATLDLVHYFGGRPANFLDIGGGGNVDTTKNGLLMVMSKPAVKAVLVNILGGITRCDVVARAIITALNESRDKKPVVVRMMGTNETEGNRMLHQAGIATCPDVEEAIEEVLKL, from the coding sequence ATGAAACTATTTGAATTCGAGGCGAAAAAGATACTAGAAGAGAACGGCATCGCCGTCCCCTGGGGGAGAATCGCCCACAGCGCGGCGGAGGCTGAAGCGATTGCCCGCGAAATGGGCAGTCCGGCGGTATTAAAAGCCCAGGTACTGGTAGCCGGGAGGGGCAAGTCCGGCGGAATACTCTTCGCCAGTGACGCGGCTGAAGCCGGAAAAACCGCCGCAAGACTCCTCGGCAGCACCATCAAGGGAAACACTGTCAGCAGTTTACTGGTCGAAGAAAAACTGGACATCTCCGGTCAGTTTTACGCCTCGGTCGCTATTGACCGGCAGGCCCGGAGATACGTTATCCTGGCTTCCTCAGAGGGCGGCATCGACATTGAAGAAACAGCCCTGGCTTCCCCGGATAAAATAGCCAGGAGCTGGGCCGACCCCGCTACCGGCTTCAACCAGGCAGCCGCAGTTGAGATGCTGGGCAACTTCAGACTGGGTGAGAACGATACCGTCCGGTTCGCGGCTGTCCTTGACAGGCTGTATACGATAGCTATGGACTATGATGCCGAGCTGGTTGAGGTAAACCCGCTGGCCCGGACCGCCGCCGGTGAATTTATCGCCGCCGACGCCAGAATTATAATCGATGACAACGCCCTCTTCCGCCACCCCGAACTCAAGGGATTAAGCTCGGCAGGAGCCGAAGATACCCCTCTGGAAGCCGAAGCCAGGAAGCAAAATTTAGCCTATGTAGACCTTGACGGCGACATAGGCATCGTCGGCAACGGCGCCGGGCTGATGATGGCGACCCTGGACCTGGTGCACTATTTCGGCGGGAGACCGGCCAACTTCCTCGATATCGGGGGCGGCGGTAACGTGGACACCACCAAAAACGGACTGTTAATGGTGATGTCAAAGCCAGCCGTGAAAGCGGTGCTGGTCAACATCCTGGGCGGAATAACCCGCTGCGATGTGGTCGCCCGGGCAATTATTACCGCCCTTAATGAGAGCCGGGACAAAAAACCGGTGGTGGTCAGAATGATGGGAACCAACGAGACCGAGGGCAACCGGATGCTGCACCAGGCGGGAATAGCCACCTGCCCTGATGTAGAGGAAGCCATTGAAGAAGTCTTGAAACTATAA